GTTGACCTTCTTCTCACTACCTTTTGTCAACGCTCCACAGTTAAATGTTGATCTGTCAGCTCTATTGGACAGCGAAGACAAGAAGTCAAGGAATAAGAGGGGGGTCCTTCCCAAACAAGCCACCAACATCATGCGCTCATGGCTCTTTCAGCATCTCATGGTGAGGCAACCAATTGCATGTCCAATGGATGATGTTGAGCCCTGACAAAGGCTGTCTTCTATTTGTCCCTCAGCACCCGTACCCAACAGAAGATGAGAAAAGGCAAATTGCTGCACAGACAAACTTGACGCTTTTGCAAGTGAATAACTGGTAAGATGTCATGTGCTTATCctctgctgccatctgctggTTGTGTCATGTCTCTACTGCACTGGTCAAGAACCAATTTGAATCAGGCCCTTTGTGTCCGTCCCTCTGCTTATTTTGGACGCTGATTTAAAAATGACTTTCTGCAGGAACTTCATTTGACCTCTCTGTTTTCAGGTTCATCAATGCTCGGCGGCGTATCCTCCAGCCGATGTTGGATGCCAGTAACCCTGACCCAGCTCCTaaagcaaagaaaatgaaatcccAGCATCGTCCCACGCAGCGTTTCTGGCCCGACTCCATTGTAGCTGGAGTTTTGCAAACGCACCGATCCCAAACGGGAAACAATTCAGACGGTACTTTCTATGATATCAACACATTTGTAGAAATTGAAACACTTCCCTGCCATCTAAAACGCGTCGGTACTTGATTGATGATTTGTTGGATTGTGTTTCTTAACAATCGTGCGCGTGAATTCCAAATGTGGCCAGCTAGATGAATGACCTGGGCTGAACTGTACAAAAGGAATGAAAAGTCAAGCTTGCATTTTCACCACTAGGTGCCACTATTGATTGATTAGAAGTAAGCAGCTTAGGAAACAGAGCTAACAAATAATCATTCATAACAATAGGTCAGTGATGTTGTTGTAGCGTATTCACTTATCTTCGATTTCCGTTAATGTCGTTGTCGAATCGATCTGCAGCTGACTGATGACCAGTCCGGGGTATCGTCTGCCTTTTGCCCAAAGTCGGCCGAGATGGCCGCCGTCCGTCTCTCTCAACTGGTTCAAGTGTGGAGACATGCTATGactaattgattatttttcttcttcttcatttcagACCCGCTAAGCCTAGACAGCCTCCAGTCGCTGTCATCGGACTCTGCCACTCTGGCCATGCAGCAAGCCATGCTGGGAGCTGACGACTCCATGGATGGCaccgacgaggaggaggaggaagaggaggaagaggaaggaatggaggaggaggaggaggaggaggaagaggagggggaggaggaggacggagAGAATGAAAACAATAGGGGAAGAAGAGACGGCAGCATAGAGCACAGAGAGGAACTGGAGTAGTCTGAGAGGAAGGAGGGACAAACCAGACGTCCAATGAATACATTGACCTCACTCGCATCCATTCACATGGCTCATTTGGGATTCCGACACATTGCACTCTTGCCATATTCAATATGCATTTGACGCCATGCAGAACAATCAGGGCTTCTTCCATTGAGAATCCAATACGACCCGACCCGTACAGGATAATAGAGCTGCAGTGGGCTTGCTCCAAATAATCCAATGTGAAAGAACTTTATGCTTGGGAGAGCCTGATGTGTTTGACTACTTTCAATTTCCTCAGAGCACAGAAACGCACGAGGTTTCCAAAGGCAATATTTTTGCTTGACAAAACAACAGTAGTTgggctgggccgggccgggccgggccgggaggGGCCGGGCGTGGGGCCATTTCGAAATATCTGCACAATACTTGTCGATGCCTGTTCAAATATGGGTTCTCAGGTCGGACAAACACTGAGCATTTTTCTTCCGCTCGCGCGACATATTTGAGCTACCGAATAGCCTATTAAGCATGATCCTTGAACTTGACCTTTGAACTTTCTGTTGGACATTAGCAAATTTGAACCCGGTAGGCTAGTGTTCTTGATGATTTGCCGAATTTCTgaatttgctttttctttttgcttggGCTCATAAGGCAGCTGAAGCAAGAAGACAATGATGGCTGCTTGTGTGCACATGCCGCTAGGCTAGGTCCTTCCGAATGTGCTTGGCTATTTTGCGTGATATCGTTTGACGCCGGAACGTGGCAACTCCCCGCCAAACTTTTCATCCCACGGTTTGGAATATGGGACTGAATAAGCCATCGTCATTTACGAACTGACTTTTTAAAGGAAGAAAACCATTTTGCAGAAGACAAACACCTTGTGGAAGACAAGTCTGCCGTTTTACGCAAAAGATTTTCAAGAAGCAATTTTCATTCTGTTTTGTACCAAACTACAAATGAGATTCACTCATTTCAATGGTGAAAAAGtcgaaaggaaaaaaacaacaacaacccacgTTCGATTTCATGTTCCGAGTGGTGACTGTGAAGTATGTTGCTCATTAATCTTCTTTTCTCcactgcttttctttctttttttttttttttttttaactccatcTTCCAGCGCAAGTGATGGACGACGGGGAgtatttatatttcatttgtaCACTTCTTGTCATAATCGACTGTGTTTCAATCGACCAATTTTAATAATTAAACAATGTAAATGGATGATGTATTCTTCTTCTATGCATGTCATTCAGTCAAGCCAATTGATagttttttgggggttttttttttttctttctttgaaacATGTACTGTCAATTTCAGACCTAAGCGGTAGAAATGCATGCAGAGTGTAAAATGAGTCTCTTTAATGATAGGGGCTGAATAAACCACTGTGCTGtcggtcgctcgctcgctcaggcAAGCCAAATCTGCCCAATTCCACCCGTATCATTTGTTGTCCTAAAGGTCTGCCATTTGGGTGGCTGCATGCTCCCCAAATGTCTTCTCTGTAATTAGACTTGGAGCTGGCCCATTCTGGTTCAAGCCAAATCCAAGCTCTCATTTACTGAAACACGCCCAAAGTACATAAGGCGTTCAAAGCGCTTGTTTTGCAGCTCCCTTCTTTTCTACCATTGGAGTCAGCTGGAAGGCATCCATCCACTAGGTAGGTGCTTCTTCTCTATGTGCTGCTGATTTTGATGGATCTTTTTATTGATGGATCTTTTGATGAGAAATAGACAACACGCTATTAACAGGACTTTGTGAACATTTAGGTGTTGAAAATGGCCATTGCCAAGGAAGCGGCGAGGGCCATGCTAGCTGATGCCCTGTTGCCGAGCAGTGCCGTGCCGAACCGGATCAGCCATCTGGAGTTGGAACTTCCTCTGGACAGGGTGATCAAATATGTCTCTGTTGGCCTCCCTCTGTTGCTGGTCTCTATGGCCTTTGCTCGGGAGGTGTCGCTCGGTAAGAAAGTCTCTTTGTTTACGCTCCCTTTGCTATTGtctcttatttttatttgcgaGTGTATGAATAGAGAAATATAGACGTAAGTACTGAAATGGATCATATTACAGAGTGCGGTTGAATTTCTTGCTAAACTTTGCAGTGCGCAAAAGTACAATAGGAGAGCCTAGCTtcttaaataaatcaaataaaaaaaaaactgctatatGATCTAATAATACCTGACATTTGCCAAGAACTTCAAGACGTAAATTGTCAGTGGATAAGAAAAAAACATGGGCAGAATACATCTTTGTATTTTTCCCAGCTCTCAATGGCGTCAGATAGATTAGAAAATGTTGCTTAAATTGCAAACATGTTGCGGACCACGATTTGCTTCTTATTACTTAGACAAGCTGACGTCGGAAGGTATAATGAGAGACTTCTTGCAGAGCAgatgtggagggagggagggagggagggaggctggcTTTCAAAAATAGAAGCCCTATTTTTTGCCTTCAGTCAGTGTTGATGGGGCacagcccgtgtgtgtgtgtgcgtggctgTTTTTGGGTGGAGTCGACTTGTGAAATGACATGCGTGGCTGTGTTAAAGTACAAGTTGAAGAAGCCCAAATTTGGGAAGCAGTCACACCTTTGTTTGTTGAAAGGCCTTTTGCAAACTTGATGTCGGTCGGCACCTGCTTGTTTTGCCAAAAGCCGTTTCCATAACAAAACGGGCATCTAATGTCGCCAAAGTCCTTTTGGTCGTGAAGCTTGTCATTTGATCACGTTTGTCACACCGACCGGGACTGAGTGCTCAGCATGTGGGTGGAGTTAGTTCAGTCATCGTGTCtgctttttttgcttcttcttctttgagcATGTTCCAGAATGTAGGGCAGCCCCttggaaggagtggagctctttacaagccctaggcttcgtctccctccttgcacagttattgatataataatatatgctaaacaataaactaaactaactaAACGCCTTTGTACGTGTGCTTGACGAACAACAGTATTCCAAATGCTAACAGAATGTAGGTCAGCCCCTGGGAAGGGGTTTGCTTGAAGACAATGGACAGCAATTTGAAATTTGCCATCTTCTCAGATGACGGCCGGTGCTCATCGTGTTGCCTTCTTTCTTCATCCCGCAGGCCCACAGATCAGCTGTTTTCCTCCCAGCAACTTCACCGTGAAGCAAGCCAGCTACGTTGATACATACTGCTGGGACTCCCTCATGCATCACGAGTTTGATAGCAATGGCAACTTTGAGGAGCGCTCCCTTTGGGTGCACAAAGTGAGTGACGTCGTTTTGCCTCTGTTACCGATCCAATCGGATTGCTTTGTTGGTGCAAACCAAGCTGAAAGTAGCCCAAAGGAACTGCATCGTCATTGTTTTTGCTTCCCGCCCGTTTCCCCCCAGATGTTCCCGTATTCTCTTCTGGCTATGGCAGTGCTCATGTATCTGCCGGCTCTCATCTGGCGCCAGCTCGCTGTGCCTTCGCTGGGCTCCGACTTGCTCTTCATTATTGACGAACTCGACAAGTCGTACAACCGCTCCGTCCGATTGGCTGGGAGCATCCTGGATATGCGTCACAATACCAAGAACCCGTTAACATTTCAGGCGGAGCTGCAGAGGTAAGAAATGATTGCTTTGCTTACCAGGTGTCTTTGTTTAAAATAGACAAGAAAGGCATCGATAGATCATGGGAAGAGAAATgtactcgctcgctcgctcgctcgctcgggctTGCCGTTGTTAAAAAGCTTTGAGAGAAACTTTTTCTCAAGATGATGGAGTGTGTCTTTTGGGTTTTTGGTCCATTCATCCACACTAGAAAGACTCCCAATTACTGCTCAAGTTCACTTTTACACTTGTATTATGAGGTTGAGGTCAGGTCTTGTTCCGAGCGGTCAAGTACTCATTCAACCGTGGATTTATGGACCCTATTTTGTGCATTGGGGCGCACACAGTCATACCTCAAACGAAAAGAGCAAGATAAGGAAGAATCATAGAAACCAAAGAAGTCATGCCAATGTGTTTGCTCTTCAAATGGGATGGTACTGCTGCTATTTGGCATTTCATAGACACTCCTCATTTCTTCCTGCCAAATCCAATGTATCGCGAAGGTTTTAGTAGATGAGGGCAAACATTTATGGAAGGCTACAATGGCTAATGTGGTAAGCGACGGCCACTAGTTGAAAATAGAAGGCGCTTGTTGGCGCATGTGCTCatctgcttctccttgtgttgcCGTGCAGAGCAAAGAGGAAGCGCTACTTTGAGTACCCCCTTCTGGAGAGATACATGCAGTGCAAGCAAAACTCCTACTTCCTGGTCAGCATGCTCTTCCTGCGTGGCTTCCTCCTGCTGACCTTCATGACGGCCGCCTGCCTTTACCTGACTTACTTCCACCTGTCCGCCTTCCTGCAAGATGAGTTCAGCTGCTTTGTGCGTAGCGGCATGCTCCGGGATCACAACTGGATTCCCGAGCTGGTTCAATGCAAAATGATCGGCCAGTTGGTCTTTCAGGTTATAAGTGTGGCCAACGGCGCCATCTATCTTCTCTTGGCACCCATTGTAGTCTTCAGTATCGTTCGGCTCTTTGTTTGGGACACCACCTTCATCTCCGTCTACGAGGTGCTTCCCGCCCTGGACGTGGTCAACAAACGCAGGCTGGGCTGTCCGCTGAACGATCTCAACGTGCTCCTGCTTTTCTTGAGGGCCAACGTCTCGCACCTCAAGTCGTACGGACAGGTTAAGGCTTTGTGCTCTCTGGCGCCCCCCGCGGTTGGTAAAACGACAGCAGGACAAGGACTCTCCGCAATGCTGAGCCAAGAGGAGTTGGAAGAGCGGGACGAGGCCGCCTTGGAGTTGGCCGAGGAGGTGCAGGAAGCCAAAGAAGAAGGAAAGTTCAACCTTGTGGATATCATGACCATTCTGGGAGCGGCACAGGGGCGGATTGTAAACAGCAGTGAACAACGCCCAGTGGTGGAGGAGAATATGAGTTTTGGTACCGTAACACTGATCTACACACTCAAACGCATTCTACTCGTGGCTATTTTCACTTACATCGTTTGGGATGCACAGAAACTTTTTTAAGTCCATTTAACCAGGGATCAATgctgtcaaaaataaaaaccataTACAATGTATATCCTAGTCCATTGCTCTGCTCCATTTTTAGTCGACCATTTTACCGCTTGATTGATTTGCGCAATTCCATACGGAGTCACCTCTATAtgtcaaagggaaaaaaagcaatggTGAATGTGGAAGAGATGGATTTGTAGAAATTCTAACTACCTCTCTGTCTCTTCACAGAGCCAAAGCGTCTGGGCTACCATGAGTTGAAGGAGACGGCACCATTTAGTCATTATTAGGCCCAATCAAAGTGAAAAGCCGGGGCAAGGAAAGTTCCAACAACGTTTTGGGGCTGGACGGCTCATCCCGTCGAGCTAAGTGTGTCACCTTCATGAAATGGGTGGAGCAAGCCTCAAATTCAGCCATTTCGATTTGATGTGATCTTGCATTGATTCCCAAAGCAGCCCTTGGGTGTCTCTTATTGACCAAATACTTGTTTTACAAATAAATGCTCTCCAACTGAAATGTGATTTCCAGGGGATTTTTCCACTTGCTGAAAACTACAAACCTCTGTCCTCATTCTAAGAATGAATTGCAATGGGTGCTTGACCAGTGATTGCATTTGTTGCAAACTATTTGACACGACTTTGCCTTACCAAgcgagacggacggacggacggacggacggacggtggCTTCATCTGCTGGAAAAAGTGACACAACCTTATTGTTTGTGTCGGGGTAAATCCTCGCCTTGTGCGGCTGACTGAATCTATTGAGTGGCTGCTCTTTATTCAGTCTGTCCATGTTTTTGCTTGGCCTCGGTCAGAGGCTGCTCTATTGTCTGCCGGCCGGTCCGGTCCGGCCCGGCCCATTCTTGCATGATATGAATAGAGATAAGCCCTGATTGTTTCTATCAACCACTCGGGGTGCAATGTTGACGCGTAGCGGCAGGAAATGATGTCACTGCATGGGTGGACAAAACGGAAGACGATCTtctggtatggtatggtatgttgctgcaagcaaacaaaaagacgTTGATTTAAGTGAAAGGGAATGGAGCATTTTCCAATCAATATCAGCCCATTTGCTTTCAGGGCATGCATAATGGATGTCAAGCAGAGAATTTGCTCCTGGCCTTTTTCTCTGTTCCTATCCTGGTTTCTATGATCTGTCAGGTGTGATTCATGCGTGGCGTCATTCTTAATTGCCCTTTCTAAATGCTTGCCGGCAAATGTCGCCTTTGCTTAGAGTGGAGTTTTGGCGAGGTCAGCAGATGTAGCCACCCTGCTGTAGGTTCAACACAATtaaggcaaaaacaaatagcTGTCATTACTTTGTACTCAGTATACGGACGGATGTTGTTGAAAATGCAGGTGATTAGGATGAAATATTGTTTCATCTATTTTCAATGCACTAATAgaagttccccccccccccaaatgctTCAAGCGACATTTTATGGCAGGAGGGTTTGCTTGCGGTGTTTACTCTGGACCGTGATTAAGAGCACATAGCTTGGATTTCGCTGAGGTCGGGTTCATTTAAAAAGCATTAGGGCACCACGCATAATGAAAGAACGGAGATATCCTTCCAATTATGTCTTATCTTTGTCTTTGGATTTGTCCAGCACAAAACCACATCACAATTCTTTGACGACAAGCCGTTCGGAAAAGTAAACAACAAGACCGCGCATGTATTGATGAAGTTACAATACGAGCCGCTCCCTTAAAGCTCAAGTGTGAAGTCGACGTGACCTACCGCATTGTAATGGCTAAAATGATTTCAAGTATTCTCACCTAGCTGCTAAAATACATCCATAGCAACGCCCTTAGCAACCAAGATGCTAACGTTGGGCAATCTCTATAATCTACGACTTGTTTTGCTTGGGAACTAACCGGCTCAGAAGTTCCCATTGTCTAAAAGCATTAGCAtcgtggatggatggacggatggatggatggatggatggatggacggatggatggatggatggatggatggatggatggatggatggatggatggatggatggatggatggatggacggatggatggacgaatggacgaatg
The Syngnathus typhle isolate RoL2023-S1 ecotype Sweden linkage group LG15, RoL_Styp_1.0, whole genome shotgun sequence DNA segment above includes these coding regions:
- the pknox2 gene encoding homeobox protein PKNOX2, translating into MMQHVSPAPAVIMMATQRVPPPSYQESQQMTGTTQQNSKTPQVHIPAATAGGNNSVSVTLDPQTQLESDKRAVYRHPLFPLLALLFEKCEQATQGSECITSASFDVDIENFVHQQERDHKPFFSEDPELDNLMVKAIQVLRIHLLELEKVNELCKDFCNRYITCLKTKMHSDNLLRNDLGGGPYSPTHTNLTMPQELSQTSSPSMTSVSNPTGIVTASGALQQGNISVTTINSQVVSGGTLYQPVAMVTSQGQVLTQALPPGTIQIQNSQLNVDLSALLDSEDKKSRNKRGVLPKQATNIMRSWLFQHLMHPYPTEDEKRQIAAQTNLTLLQVNNWFINARRRILQPMLDASNPDPAPKAKKMKSQHRPTQRFWPDSIVAGVLQTHRSQTGNNSDDPLSLDSLQSLSSDSATLAMQQAMLGADDSMDGTDEEEEEEEEEEGMEEEEEEEEEEGEEEDGENENNRGRRDGSIEHREELESAIWVLKMAIAKEAARAMLADALLPSSAVPNRISHLELELPLDRVIKYVSVGLPLLLVSMAFAREVSLGPQISCFPPSNFTVKQASYVDTYCWDSLMHHEFDSNGNFEERSLWVHKMFPYSLLAMAVLMYLPALIWRQLAVPSLGSDLLFIIDELDKSYNRSVRLAGSILDMRHNTKNPLTFQAELQRAKRKRYFEYPLLERYMQCKQNSYFLVSMLFLRGFLLLTFMTAACLYLTYFHLSAFLQDEFSCFVRSGMLRDHNWIPELVQCKMIGQLVFQVISVANGAIYLLLAPIVVFSIVRLFVWDTTFISVYEVLPALDVVNKRRLGCPLNDLNVLLLFLRANVSHLKSYGQVKALCSLAPPAVGKTTAGQGLSAMLSQEELEERDEAALELAEEVQEAKEEGKFNLVDIMTILGAAQGRIVNSSEQRPVVEENMSFEPKRLGYHELKETAPFSHY